The DNA region TCAAAGGCCCAGCTCTTCGAGAGCCTCGATGATGACGTGCTTGGGCGCCAGGTGGGCATCGTTGAGGTGGATCAGGTAGCCGGAGAGCTCGTCCGGGAGCTTGAACGGCAGGTGGCACTTCCGGCAGGTCTCGGTGCGCCCCGCGATGTCGACCCGATAGGTCTGCAGCACGGCGCGCAGGAGCCGGCTTTCCCGGGTGATCCCGACCCGGTCCACCGGCACCCCGAAGGCCTGCTCGAAGATCTGGGCCACCGCGCAGGCGGCGTCGCCCTCCGCCAGCGCGCCGAACGCCTGGCGCCGGTCATTGGCCCGGAGGAACTCGCTGAGCTTCACGATCGATATGATTCCCGAGACGACCCGCTTCTGTCAACCCGTAGGGGAAGGCTCCTCTCCGCGGCTACCGTGACGCGCCGCGCCGGGCCAGGTACTCGGAGCCGACCAGGATCTGGCGCGGCTTGGCCCCGTCGCCGGGGCCGATGATGCGATCCTGCTCCATGAGGTCGATGAAGCGGGCCGCCTTCGGGTAGCCGAGTCCCAGTCGCCGCTGGATGAAGCTGATCGACGCCTGCTTCTGGCTGAGCACCAGCTCGACAGCCCGCCAGTAGATCTCGTCGCGCTCGGCCTCGCTGGCGCCCTCGCCGGCGGCAGTCTCCTTGATGGGCTGGAGCAGCCCTTCCTCGTACACCGCCTGCCCCTGCTTCCGGAGGAACGCCGCGATCTCGCGGACCTCGCCCTCGGAGACCCAGGCCCCGTGGATGCGCACCGGCCGCGAGGCGCCCGGCGGCACGAAGAGCATGTCGCCCCGCCCGAGGAGCTGCTCCGCCCCGTTCTGGTCCAGGATGGTCCGGGAGTCCACCTTGGAGGCGACCTGGAAGGCGATGCGGGCCGGGAAGTTCGCCTTGATCAGTCCCGTGATGACGTCCACCGAGGGGCGCTGGGTGGCGATCACGAGGTGGATGCCGACCGCCCGGGCGATCTGGGCGAGCCGGGCCAGCGCGGTCTCGACCTCGCCGGCGGAGACCATCATGAGATCCGCGAGCTCGTCCACCACGACGACCCAGTAGGGCAGCCGCTCGGCGGGCGGCATCTCCCGGTTGTAGCTCTCGATGTTCCGCACCGCCTTGGCCGCCAGCAGCTTGTAGCGCTCATCCATGCGGCCGACGATCCAGCGGAGCCGCGCCGACGCCTCCTTGGCGTCGGTCACGACCGGGGCCAGCAGGTGCGGGATCCCGTCGTACATCCCGAGCTCGAGGCGTTTCGGATCGATCAGGAGGAAGCGCACGTCGGCGGGAGGGCGCCGGTACAGGATCGAGCAGATCATCGTGCTCAGACCGGCCGACTTGCCGGCCCCGGTCGCGCCGGCGATGAGGAGGTGTGGCATCGCCGCCAGGTCGGTGATGTAGGGCTGGCCGATCGCATCCTTGCCCAGGGCCAGCGCGAGCGGCGCCTTGGACTCGACGAATTCCCGCGACGCGAGGATCTCCCGGAGGTAGACCGTCGAGGGCTCGGGGTTCGGGACCTCGATGGCCACGGTCCCGCGACCCGGGACGGGGCCGAAGACCCGGACGGCCCCCGCCTTCATGGCGAGGGCCAGGTCGTCGGCCAGGTTCACCACCTGATTCACCTTG from Candidatus Methylomirabilota bacterium includes:
- a CDS encoding DNA translocase FtsK 4TM domain-containing protein, yielding PPRAAARWVREAQGVVAFGLAAYIGASLISYDPALHWLDQVGEVGIVGLWIGWGIFATVGYAGYLLPLALAGWAVSTFLRPLPVGRLSTLAGVSLGLVGLTGLLARTSGPTGGVYLHRGGLLGRTVQAALRQTIGELGSILVLVTLLAVALLCLTQGSYTGLSRGVLLGLARLFRGRTRPASAASAASARVAEPEPPAIALATEPAISPAPSAPPARERLKGPLAERGLAWQETFDFARAGQTFQLPPIALLKAPPATERRRTREELQQNAELLKKRLEDFGAEGRIVQVNPGPVITGYEFEPAPGVKVNQVVNLADDLALAMKAGAVRVFGPVPGRGTVAIEVPNPEPSTVYLREILASREFVESKAPLALALGKDAIGQPYITDLAAMPHLLIAGATGAGKSAGLSTMICSILYRRPPADVRFLLIDPKRLELGMYDGIPHLLAPVVTDAKEASARLRWIVGRMDERYKLLAAKAVRNIESYNREMPPAERLPYWVVVVDELADLMMVSAGEVETALARLAQIARAVGIHLVIATQRPSVDVITGLIKANFPARIAFQVASKVDSRTILDQNGAEQLLGRGDMLFVPPGASRPVRIHGAWVSEGEVREIAAFLRKQGQAVYEEGLLQPIKETAAGEGASEAERDEIYWRAVELVLSQKQASISFIQRRLGLGYPKAARFIDLMEQDRIIGPGDGAKPRQILVGSEYLARRGASR